Below is a window of bacterium DNA.
GTGAGGATGCCGGACGCTTGAGCGGCGTGCACGACAAGTCCACGATTCCGACAATATCCCATCAATTGACGCCGTCCCCGGACACTCCCACCATCAAGCCCCGCCCCGCCCCGCCGATAATCAAATCAGCATTTCTCCTCTTTCCGGGAGTCGCCCCATGCGCCTGCTCACGCGTTCGGATTTCGACGGCCTGGCCTGCGCCGTGCTGCTGGTCGAGGCCGGCATCGTCGATGCGTTCGAGTTCGTCCACCCGAAGGACCTGCAGGACGGGCTGGTCGAGGTGACCGACAACGATGTGCTGGCCAACGTGCCCTACGTGCCGGGTTGCGGCCTCTGGTTCGACCATCACTCCAGCGAGCACGAGCGCCTGCGGCTGCTGAACGAACACGGCTTCACCGGCGACAGCCGCATCGTGCCGAGTTGCGCGCGCGTCATCTACGACTACTACGGCGGCGTGGCCTCGTTCGCCAAGTTCGACGAGAACGGGTTCATGGCGGCGGTCGACCGCTGCGACAGCGGCCAGTTGACGCCGCGCGAGATCCTCCATCCCACGGGCTGGTACCTGCTCTCGTTCATCATGGATCCGCGCACGGGCCTCGGCTACCACCGCGACTACCGCATCTCGAACTACACGCTGATGAAGGACCTCATCGAGTACTGCCGTTTCATGTCGCCCGAGCACATCCTGCGGCTGCCCGACATCCAGGAGCGCGTCACGCGTTACCACGCCCAGGAAGAGGAATTCGCGGCGATGATCCGCGACAACGCACATCTCGAGGGCAGTGTGCTGG
It encodes the following:
- a CDS encoding exopolyphosphatase translates to MRLLTRSDFDGLACAVLLVEAGIVDAFEFVHPKDLQDGLVEVTDNDVLANVPYVPGCGLWFDHHSSEHERLRLLNEHGFTGDSRIVPSCARVIYDYYGGVASFAKFDENGFMAAVDRCDSGQLTPREILHPTGWYLLSFIMDPRTGLGYHRDYRISNYTLMKDLIEYCRFMSPEHILRLPDIQERVTRYHAQEEEFAAMIRDNAHLEGSVLVIDLMDVDDIKAGNRFREYAMFPAANISLRIFWGKLREKVVFTCGHSILNRTSTVNVGQLMLQYGGGGHTRVGSCQVEVADWQRVRNELVAAMAEEPAQLG